The genomic window AGGGGCGCGCTGCCTCTCGTGACGGCGTCGGACGGCGTCCTCGTGTCGAGCGTCAAGCTGGCAGACGACCGGTCGGGCGACCTCGTCGTCAGGCTCTGGGAACCGGTCGGCCGCCGGGTGCGGGCGACTGTCCGGGTCGATGCGCCCGCCGCGGCCGTCCGGGCCGTCTCGCTGCTCGAGGAGGCCCTGCCGGACGTCGGGGCCCAGGCAGGCCTGGGCCCCGACGGCTCCGTCGAGATCGCCCTCGGCGGCTTCGAGGTCCGGACGCTGCGCTTCGTGCTCGGGTGCCGCTGAGCCCCGGCAGCCGGCATCAGTCCCCGCTACGCCCGCGTGCGGGCCACCGTGACGAGGGCGTCGACCACGACGAACAGCACGAGCCCGAGGCCGACCATCGGCAGGAACAGCCCGACGACGAGGCCGACGGCGACCACCGCGACGAGGCCCTGCCACGGGGCGCGGACGAGGGCGCCTGCGGCAGCAGGGCGTCCGGCACGGAGGCGGCCCGCGCCTCCTGCAGGGCCTCGTCGCCACCACATCAGGTAGCCGAACACGACCATCGTGGCGACGCCGATGGCCGTGACCACCAGGAGGAGCTGGTTCGGCAGCCCGAACATGGTGCCCATGTGCGTGTCGACGCCCCACCGCGCGAGCTTCGCCATGACCGGGTAGTCCGCGAAGTCGGTGCGGTCGACGACGGCGAGCGTCGTGCCGTCGACCGCCGTGGAGTCGACCTGGGTCGGCCAGCTCCGCTCGATCTCGGTGACGGTCCAGGCGCTGTCGGCGTCGGCGGGCGGCTTGATCTCGACGAGACCCGTGTCGACGTTCACCGTCTGCGCGACGGCGAGCACGTCGTCGAACAGGTCAGGGTCGACCTCGGAGACGCCGGGGGCGGCGGCTCCGTGGTGGCCGGCGTGGGGGTCGACCGCGACGTCCTCGGCGTCGGGTGCCGCGCCTCCTGCGCTCGTGCCCTCGCCTCCTGCGCTCGTGCCCTCGGCGGGCAGGGCGGTGTCGAGCGCCGGAGCGGTCCAGCTGAGCGCGGCCCTCAGCGCGGTGACGTTGTCGCCCGCGTGCTGCGACCAGGTGATGCCCGTCGCCGAGAGGAACAGCGCCCCGATCGTCAGCCCGATGCCGATCGACGCGTGCCACGAGAAGTACCGACGCAGGCCGGTCGCGCGGAGGTCGGGCCGCACGAGGTCGCGGCGTGCACGCTCCCTCGCCGTCCCCGGCCCACGTGCCCGCAGGCGGCGGGCGATCCACAGGCCGAGGCCCGCCAGCACCACGACGCCGAGCCAGCTGGCGGCGAGCTCGCTGTAGAGGCGGCCGGCGTCGCCGAGCCCGAGGCTGCGGTGCAGGTCGGAGATCGTCGTCCGCAGCGGCAGCGAGCCGCTCGTGCCGTAGACGGGCAGGTCGCCGCGGATCTCGGCCGTGGCCGGGTCCACGAAGATCGCCCGGGTCTGGCTCTCGATCAGGTCGTCACCGGTGAAGAGCACGCGCGTGGTGTCGCCCGGCTCGGGCGCGGGACGCACGGCGACGAGCTCGCCGCCGTCTCCGACGACCCGTTCAGCGGCCGCGACCTGGTCGGCGAGGGGGAGCGCGGCGCGCGTGCCCGGCGCCGTCACCGGCGCCGTCAGCTCGTCGGCGTAGACGACCTCCTCGAGCGTCGGCGCGAGCGCGTACGCCGCCCCGGTCAGCGCTGCGGCGAGGATGAACGGCCCCACCACGATCGCGGCCCAGAAGTGCAGCCGGAGCAGCAGCGGGCCGAGCCAGCTGCCGATGCCGCCGCCCGTCGCCCCGCCCGGGCGGGGCGCGCTCGGGACGCCGGGCTCGCGGACGGGGGTGCTGTCCCGCTCAGGCGCTGATCCGTCACGTGACGGATCAGCCGGAGGCGTGGGGGACGTGCCCGCTGATCCGTCTCGTGACGAATCAGCCGGAGGCGTGGGGGACGTGCCCGCTGATCCGTCTCGTGACGGATCAGCCGGAGGCGTGGGGGACGTGCCCGCTGATCCGTCTCGTGACGGATCAGCCTTAGGCGTGGGGGACGTGCCCGCTGATCCGTCTCGTGACGGATCAGCCGGAGGCGTGGGGGACGTGCCCGCTGATCCGTCTCGTGACGGATCAGCCTTAGGCGTGGGGGACGTGCCCGGTGATCCGTCTCGTGACGGATCAGCCGGAGCGGCGACAGGAGGGGTGGTCGCGCTCATCGGCCGGCCTCCGTGCCGCGGCGACGGAGGGTCGTCGTGAGCAGGACGAGCCCGACGACTCCGACGACGAGCGCCCCGACGGCGAGGGCCCTGGCCGTCTCGTCGACGGGGGTCGGTGCGGAGGAGGCGGCGACCGCCTCCTGCGTGCCTGTCGCTGTGGTGTCGGTTCCGGTTCCGGTTCCGGTGCCGGTGCCGGTGCTGGTGCCGGCGCTGCTGGGGTCGGTGAGGGTGAGGACCGGTGCAGGCGAGGCGGGCTCGGCGTCGGAGCCCGGCTCCGCGACCTCGACCCAGTCGTACGAGCCGACCTCGCAGGACTGCACGGTGGGGAACGCGACGACGTCACCGGGCCTGCCCTGGACCGGGAGCAGGGCCGAGACGGCGACCGTGTCGCGGAAGCCCTCGGGGAGGGCCGATCCCGGGTCGGCGGTCCAGGTGACCGTGGTGCCTGTGGTGCCTGTGGTGCCGGCGGTGCCGGCTGCCGGTGCCTCGGTGATCGACCAGCCGGGCTTGATCGTCGGCGTGACTGCCTGCACCTCGGCGGGGAACGTGACGGCGAGGGAGGTGGTGGGGGATCCCTCGCAGCCGTGGCCGACCGCGAAGGTCAGCACGCTGAGCGCCGCAGGGGCGGTCGACGAGGCCTCGAGCTCGACGTGGGCCCGGGCGGCCAGCGGTGCGGCGAGTGCGAGCCCGAGCCCGGTGGCGGTCGCGACGGCCGTGCCGAGGAGGCGGATGCGGGCAGGGGAGGTGCGGGCGGCGGAGGAGGAGCGGGCGGAGGAGGAACGGGCAGGGGAGGAGGTGCGGGCGCGTGGGCGCATGGAGGTGTCCTTCGGGCAGGCGGGGCGGACCCCGCGGCGACGGGGGAGGCCGTGCCGTGCCGGACCGGCGTGAGCGGTCGGGCACGGACGACGCCGCGCCCGCCGTCAGGAGGCGAGCGCGGCTCTAGGTCGTCGCCGGGGCCGGCGGGCCCCTCAGGGCACGCGTGGTCGCGAGCAGCAGCGTCACGAGCGGCCGAGGCGCGCGCTCGACGCGGACAGCCCCGCGCGGACGGTGCGGCACCACGAGCGCGACCACGCGGGCCACGAGCCGCACGAGCACCAGCCTGAGCGCCCGCACGAGCTGCCGCACGGCCGAGGTCCCCGCACGGAGCGACGCGATCGTGACGAGACCGGCCACGACGTGCGCGCCGACCATGCTGCCGTCGTGGGCTCCGGCGGCGAGCTCGGGCAGCACGGCGGTCGCTCCGGGGAGGTGGTGGCCGGCGTGCGCGCCGCCCGCGCCTCCTGCGGGCTGGTCGTCGGCCATCGGGGCCATGCCGCCCGCGAGCGTGAAGACGGCGTGCAGCAGGCCCTGGGTCGCCGCGACGGCGACGACCAGCCGGGGCAGCGTCACGCGACGCCCGCCGAGGGCGAAGCAGAGGAGCACGCTCACGACGACGGCGGTGCCGAGCAGCAGCGCGGGCGGGAACGTGCCGCCGCCGAGCGCGTGCGCGGCGGCCGTGACGAGGGTGCTGACGCCCGCGGACAGCGCGGCGCGCAGCATGCGCTGCCGGCGTGCGTCCACGGGGGCCTCCTGGGGGTCTCGTCCCACGGTAGCCGAGCGCGGGGCCGAGGCCGCGCCGCCGCCTCCTGCGTGAAAGACGACCCGGAAGCGACAAGACGACGTGATGTTCCGCGCCGTCTTGTCGCTTCCGCGTTGGTTCTTCGTGGACGAGGGGTGAGCGGGCCGTGGTGTCGGGGGCCGGGTGCAGGATGGGGCGCATGGCACATCTCCTCGTCACCGGTTCCTCCGACGGCCT from Frigoribacterium sp. PvP032 includes these protein-coding regions:
- a CDS encoding PepSY-associated TM helix domain-containing protein — encoded protein: MGSWLGPLLLRLHFWAAIVVGPFILAAALTGAAYALAPTLEEVVYADELTAPVTAPGTRAALPLADQVAAAERVVGDGGELVAVRPAPEPGDTTRVLFTGDDLIESQTRAIFVDPATAEIRGDLPVYGTSGSLPLRTTISDLHRSLGLGDAGRLYSELAASWLGVVVLAGLGLWIARRLRARGPGTARERARRDLVRPDLRATGLRRYFSWHASIGIGLTIGALFLSATGITWSQHAGDNVTALRAALSWTAPALDTALPAEGTSAGGEGTSAGGAAPDAEDVAVDPHAGHHGAAAPGVSEVDPDLFDDVLAVAQTVNVDTGLVEIKPPADADSAWTVTEIERSWPTQVDSTAVDGTTLAVVDRTDFADYPVMAKLARWGVDTHMGTMFGLPNQLLLVVTAIGVATMVVFGYLMWWRRGPAGGAGRLRAGRPAAAGALVRAPWQGLVAVVAVGLVVGLFLPMVGLGLVLFVVVDALVTVARTRA
- a CDS encoding DUF1775 domain-containing protein; this encodes MRPRARTSSPARSSSARSSSAARTSPARIRLLGTAVATATGLGLALAAPLAARAHVELEASSTAPAALSVLTFAVGHGCEGSPTTSLAVTFPAEVQAVTPTIKPGWSITEAPAAGTAGTTGTTGTTVTWTADPGSALPEGFRDTVAVSALLPVQGRPGDVVAFPTVQSCEVGSYDWVEVAEPGSDAEPASPAPVLTLTDPSSAGTSTGTGTGTGTGTDTTATGTQEAVAASSAPTPVDETARALAVGALVVGVVGLVLLTTTLRRRGTEAGR